From the Manihot esculenta cultivar AM560-2 chromosome 3, M.esculenta_v8, whole genome shotgun sequence genome, one window contains:
- the LOC110612127 gene encoding probable NAD(P)H dehydrogenase (quinone) FQR1-like 1 isoform X3 → MSAPPKSDVPIITPNELAEADGFVFGFPTRFGMMAAQFKAFLDATGGLWRAQQLAGKPAGIFYSTGSQGGGQETTALTAITQLVHHGMIFVPIGYTFGAGMFEMEKVKGGSPYGAGTYAGDGSRQPSELELEQAFHQGKYIATITKKLKGAA, encoded by the exons ATGAGTGCACCACCAAAGAGTGATGTCCCAATCATCACACCCAATGAACTTGCTGAGGCTGATGGATTTGTTTTTGGCTTCCCAACAAGATTTGGAATGATGGCTGCCCAATTTAAAGCATTCCTGGATGCAACTGGTGGTTTATGGAGAGCACAGCAACTTGCTGGCAAACCTGCTGGAATCTTCTATAGCACTGGTTCTCAAGGTGGTGGACAAGAGACTACAGC GTTGACTGCTATCACTCAGCTTGTTCACCACGGAATGATATTTGTTCCTATTGGTTATACATTCGGTGCTGGCATGTTTGAAATGGAAAAAGTGAAAGGTGGAAGTCCTTATGGTGCAGGAACTTATGCAGGGGACGGGTCGAGACAGCCTTCTGAGCTGGAGTTGGAGCAGGCTTTTCACCAAGGCAAGTACATAGCTACCATCACAAAGAAGCTCAAGGGAGCTGCTTAA
- the LOC110612127 gene encoding NAD(P)H dehydrogenase (quinone) FQR1 isoform X1, which produces MSTKVYIVYYSMYGHVEKLAEEIKKGAASVEGVEAKLWQVPETLPDEVLGKMSAPPKSDVPIITPNELAEADGFVFGFPTRFGMMAAQFKAFLDATGGLWRAQQLAGKPAGIFYSTGSQGGGQETTALTAITQLVHHGMIFVPIGYTFGAGMFEMEKVKGGSPYGAGTYAGDGSRQPSELELEQAFHQGKYIATITKKLKGAA; this is translated from the exons ATGTCTACCAAAGTCTATATTGT GTACTATTCTATGTATGGACATGTAGAGAAACTGGCAGAAGAGATCAAGAAGGGGGCTGCATCTGTTGAAGGTGTTGAAGCCAAATTATGGCAG GTTCCTGAGACCCTGCCAGACGAAGTGCTTGGAAAGATGAGTGCACCACCAAAGAGTGATGTCCCAATCATCACACCCAATGAACTTGCTGAGGCTGATGGATTTGTTTTTGGCTTCCCAACAAGATTTGGAATGATGGCTGCCCAATTTAAAGCATTCCTGGATGCAACTGGTGGTTTATGGAGAGCACAGCAACTTGCTGGCAAACCTGCTGGAATCTTCTATAGCACTGGTTCTCAAGGTGGTGGACAAGAGACTACAGC GTTGACTGCTATCACTCAGCTTGTTCACCACGGAATGATATTTGTTCCTATTGGTTATACATTCGGTGCTGGCATGTTTGAAATGGAAAAAGTGAAAGGTGGAAGTCCTTATGGTGCAGGAACTTATGCAGGGGACGGGTCGAGACAGCCTTCTGAGCTGGAGTTGGAGCAGGCTTTTCACCAAGGCAAGTACATAGCTACCATCACAAAGAAGCTCAAGGGAGCTGCTTAA
- the LOC110612123 gene encoding transcription factor bHLH123 isoform X2 — protein sequence MADEFNTATNWWDSSRNRFDSGSSSSSSGLNSLGSFAWPSEVVDVKGRPSIESSSVSDSSVVFHDTQKLQQGHDSGADLHMMGLGLSSQAMDWNQALFRGDKGESSFRSMLQENLNSSTSYHQHETGIGSSQVQWRERMFSGASGDPSMNHEFKQINRGFSLDQPQFSPHGSSSDSTVTCQGLQSSGFQMDSTAIYGSTSTMFQGLLGSDNQQQQQQQCSFENRSMSYPYGANYGITSNELVPSWSNKVPQFLRNSPPKQSPHSQLHFSNNAPFWNASANSMNDVRPSFFPIQQQFPATNFEEKPKNISEVRDSSTTLKKGASEPATKRPRNETPSPMPAFKVRKEKMGDRITALQQLVSPFGKTDTASVLSEAIEYIKFLHEQVTVLSTPYMKSGAPMHHQQSDKSNKDPEGQKQDLRSRGLCLVPISSTFPVTHETTVDFWTPTFGGTFR from the exons ATGGCGGATGAGTTCAATACAGCCACAAATTGGTGGGATTCTTCTAGGAACAGGTTTGATAGTGGCTCTTCTTCTTCGTCTTCAGGGCTTAATAGTTTAGGAAGCTTTGCTTGGCCATCAGAAGTTGTGGATGTCAAAGGAAGACCTTCTATCGAGTCTTCTTCCGTTTCAGATAGTTCTGTAGTTTTTCATGATACCCAGAAGCTGCAACAAGGCCATGATTCTGGTGCTGACTTGCACATGATGGGTTTAGGTCTCTCTTCGCAGGCCATGGATTGGAACCAAGCTTTATT TCGTGGAGATAAGGGTGAGAGCAGCTTCCGTTCGATGCTGCAAGAGAACTTGAATTCGAGCACGAGTTATCATCAGCATGAAACTGGGATTGGATCATCTCAAGTTCAGTGGAGAGAGAGAATGTTCAGTGGGGCTAGTGGCGATCCTTCGATGAATCATGAGTTTAAGCAAATCAACAGAGGTTTCTCTTTAGATCAACCGCAGTTCAGCCCTCATGGGAGCTCTAGTGATAGTACGGTGACATGTCAAGGCTTGCAATCGTCTGGGTTCCAAATGGATTCAACAGCTATATATGGAAGCACTTCGACGATGTTTCAAGGTCTACTGGGATCTGATAATCAACAACAGCAGCAGCAACAGTGTTCTTTCGAGAACCGATCCATGAGCTATCCATATGGGGCAAATTATGGAATTACAAGTAATGAATTGGTGCCTTCTTGGTCTAATAAGGTGCCTCAGTTCTTGAGAAATTCACCCCCTAAACAGTCTCCACATAGCCAATTGCATTTCTCCAATAACGCACCCTTCTGGAATGCATCTGCAAATTCCATGAATGATGTCCGTCCAAGCTTTTTCCCAATCCAACAGCAATTTCCAGCAACAAATTTCGAAGAAAAACCAAAG AATATATCTGAAGTACGGGATTCGAGTACAACATTGAAGAAAGGTGCGAGTGAACCAGCAACAAAAAGGCCTCGGAATGAAACACCATCACCCATGCCAGCCTTTAAG GTGAGGAAAGAGAAGATGGGGGACAGAATCACTGCACTCCAACAATTGGTTTCGCCTTTCGGAAAG ACTGATACTGCTTCAGTGCTCTCAGAAGCTATTGAATACATCAAATTCCTCCATGAGCAAGTCACT GTCCTAAGCACACCATACATGAAAAGTGGAGCTCCAATGCACCATCAGCAG TCGGACAAGTCCAACAAGGACCCAGAAGGACAAAAACAAGATCTTAGGAGTCGAGGACTGTGTCTGGTTCCAATTTCGAGCACATTCCCAGTAACCCATGAGACAACAGTTGATTTTTGGACTCCTACATTTGGAGGAACATTCagatag
- the LOC110612123 gene encoding transcription factor bHLH123 isoform X1, translated as MADEFNTATNWWDSSRNRFDSGSSSSSSGLNSLGSFAWPSEVVDVKGRPSIESSSVSDSSVVFHDTQKLQQGHDSGADLHMMGLGLSSQAMDWNQALFRGDKGESSFRSMLQENLNSSTSYHQHETGIGSSQVQWRERMFSGASGDPSMNHEFKQINRGFSLDQPQFSPHGSSSDSTVTCQGLQSSGFQMDSTAIYGSTSTMFQGLLGSDNQQQQQQQCSFENRSMSYPYGANYGITSNELVPSWSNKVPQFLRNSPPKQSPHSQLHFSNNAPFWNASANSMNDVRPSFFPIQQQFPATNFEEKPKQNISEVRDSSTTLKKGASEPATKRPRNETPSPMPAFKVRKEKMGDRITALQQLVSPFGKTDTASVLSEAIEYIKFLHEQVTVLSTPYMKSGAPMHHQQSDKSNKDPEGQKQDLRSRGLCLVPISSTFPVTHETTVDFWTPTFGGTFR; from the exons ATGGCGGATGAGTTCAATACAGCCACAAATTGGTGGGATTCTTCTAGGAACAGGTTTGATAGTGGCTCTTCTTCTTCGTCTTCAGGGCTTAATAGTTTAGGAAGCTTTGCTTGGCCATCAGAAGTTGTGGATGTCAAAGGAAGACCTTCTATCGAGTCTTCTTCCGTTTCAGATAGTTCTGTAGTTTTTCATGATACCCAGAAGCTGCAACAAGGCCATGATTCTGGTGCTGACTTGCACATGATGGGTTTAGGTCTCTCTTCGCAGGCCATGGATTGGAACCAAGCTTTATT TCGTGGAGATAAGGGTGAGAGCAGCTTCCGTTCGATGCTGCAAGAGAACTTGAATTCGAGCACGAGTTATCATCAGCATGAAACTGGGATTGGATCATCTCAAGTTCAGTGGAGAGAGAGAATGTTCAGTGGGGCTAGTGGCGATCCTTCGATGAATCATGAGTTTAAGCAAATCAACAGAGGTTTCTCTTTAGATCAACCGCAGTTCAGCCCTCATGGGAGCTCTAGTGATAGTACGGTGACATGTCAAGGCTTGCAATCGTCTGGGTTCCAAATGGATTCAACAGCTATATATGGAAGCACTTCGACGATGTTTCAAGGTCTACTGGGATCTGATAATCAACAACAGCAGCAGCAACAGTGTTCTTTCGAGAACCGATCCATGAGCTATCCATATGGGGCAAATTATGGAATTACAAGTAATGAATTGGTGCCTTCTTGGTCTAATAAGGTGCCTCAGTTCTTGAGAAATTCACCCCCTAAACAGTCTCCACATAGCCAATTGCATTTCTCCAATAACGCACCCTTCTGGAATGCATCTGCAAATTCCATGAATGATGTCCGTCCAAGCTTTTTCCCAATCCAACAGCAATTTCCAGCAACAAATTTCGAAGAAAAACCAAAG cAGAATATATCTGAAGTACGGGATTCGAGTACAACATTGAAGAAAGGTGCGAGTGAACCAGCAACAAAAAGGCCTCGGAATGAAACACCATCACCCATGCCAGCCTTTAAG GTGAGGAAAGAGAAGATGGGGGACAGAATCACTGCACTCCAACAATTGGTTTCGCCTTTCGGAAAG ACTGATACTGCTTCAGTGCTCTCAGAAGCTATTGAATACATCAAATTCCTCCATGAGCAAGTCACT GTCCTAAGCACACCATACATGAAAAGTGGAGCTCCAATGCACCATCAGCAG TCGGACAAGTCCAACAAGGACCCAGAAGGACAAAAACAAGATCTTAGGAGTCGAGGACTGTGTCTGGTTCCAATTTCGAGCACATTCCCAGTAACCCATGAGACAACAGTTGATTTTTGGACTCCTACATTTGGAGGAACATTCagatag
- the LOC110612127 gene encoding NAD(P)H dehydrogenase (quinone) FQR1 isoform X2: MDIRYYSMYGHVEKLAEEIKKGAASVEGVEAKLWQVPETLPDEVLGKMSAPPKSDVPIITPNELAEADGFVFGFPTRFGMMAAQFKAFLDATGGLWRAQQLAGKPAGIFYSTGSQGGGQETTALTAITQLVHHGMIFVPIGYTFGAGMFEMEKVKGGSPYGAGTYAGDGSRQPSELELEQAFHQGKYIATITKKLKGAA, translated from the exons ATGGATATAAG GTACTATTCTATGTATGGACATGTAGAGAAACTGGCAGAAGAGATCAAGAAGGGGGCTGCATCTGTTGAAGGTGTTGAAGCCAAATTATGGCAG GTTCCTGAGACCCTGCCAGACGAAGTGCTTGGAAAGATGAGTGCACCACCAAAGAGTGATGTCCCAATCATCACACCCAATGAACTTGCTGAGGCTGATGGATTTGTTTTTGGCTTCCCAACAAGATTTGGAATGATGGCTGCCCAATTTAAAGCATTCCTGGATGCAACTGGTGGTTTATGGAGAGCACAGCAACTTGCTGGCAAACCTGCTGGAATCTTCTATAGCACTGGTTCTCAAGGTGGTGGACAAGAGACTACAGC GTTGACTGCTATCACTCAGCTTGTTCACCACGGAATGATATTTGTTCCTATTGGTTATACATTCGGTGCTGGCATGTTTGAAATGGAAAAAGTGAAAGGTGGAAGTCCTTATGGTGCAGGAACTTATGCAGGGGACGGGTCGAGACAGCCTTCTGAGCTGGAGTTGGAGCAGGCTTTTCACCAAGGCAAGTACATAGCTACCATCACAAAGAAGCTCAAGGGAGCTGCTTAA